The genomic stretch TACCTCCCTCTTTGCAATGGCACTCCTGTTCATATAACCCAGAATATcagtcttttttgcaactgcatcacattgtcagctatatttaatttgtgatccaccataaccctCAGATCCTGTTCTGCAGTATTACCGCCTAGCCAGTTTTTTtgccattttcatagaatcatagaagtgtaggattggaagggacctcatctagtccattccccagCACTCAAGGTAGGACTAGGCAATCACTAttccattcctgacaggtatttatttttaaaaacctccagtgacagagattccacaacagCCCTCGGCAATtggttccagtgcttaactaccctggcagttaggaagtttttcctaatgtccagcctagccccctcccccttgctgcagtttaagcccatggcttcttgtccaATCCTCAGAGCTTAAAGAGAAccatttttcaccctcctccttgtaacaacttgaAAACTCTTATTGTGTCCCCCcttggtcttctcttctccagactgaacccATTTTTTCCAACCTTCCGTCCTAGGccctgttttctagacctttaatcatttgtgctgctctcctctggactttctccaacgtCTCCCCATTTGTCCTGGTGCATCTGATCTGTCATGGTAGTACTTTGCACCGGCTGCCTTCCCTGACTGCTGCTACCTTTCAGAACAGCGTTCTCCCCATTGTCAAGGGAACTTTGATCTTTCGGGCTCAGGCCCAGTCCTGACTGGGAAACTCACACGAAAAGGGtgcagagtagcagcggtgttagtctgtattcacaaaaagaacaggaggacgtgtggcaccttagagactaaccaatttatttgagcatgagctttcgtgagcgacagctcacttcatggcatgcatccgatgaaatgagctgtcgctcacgaaagctcatgctcaaatgaactggttagtctctaaggtgccacacgtcctcctgttctttttacgaaAAGGGTGGTGGCTGCAGGAGACGCTTTTATCTGCCGGGGGCGCAAGCCGCTCAGGGGCTGCCCTGCCCGGGGAAGGGCTGCCTTGGGGCGGGACACCGCGGTACCGGAGCTCGGGGCTAACCCAGCCCAAGGGCCCCGCGCAGGCAGCTCCCACGGGCGCGCAGCCCTGGGCGGCGCTTCGAACCGACACTTGGGGAGGCGGAGGAAACTACGAGTCCCAGAATGCAAAGTGGGGGGACCGCGGGGGCCAACCGGCATCTAACGCCCCCGAGCGCGGCGCTGGGCTTCCGGCGGCGGGGTAGGGCCGGCGGCGCCCTGGGGAAAACGCCGGGGCGGGTGTCGTTCGGCCCCTGCTCGCGGCTCCCTCCTGGCCCCGAGCGCTGGGCTATGGCCGCTGCGGCGCTGCTGGCCGCGGCGCTGGGCGGGGGGCTGCTGCTCATCGCCCGCCGCTACCTGAGCGGGGCCGGCCGGGCTTCGCGGAGCGCGGCGGCGGCGCTGATGCGGGGCAAGACGGTGATCGTCACGGGCGCGAACagcgggctgggccgggccaCGGCGGCCGAGCTGCTGCGGCTGCAGGCGCGGGTGATCCTGGGCTGCCGGGACCGCGGCCGGGCCGAGCAGGCGGCCCGCGAGATCCGCGCCGAGCTGGGCGCCCAGGCGGAGGGCGGGGAGCTGGTGATCAGGGAGCTGGACCTGGCCTCGCTGCGCTCCGTGCGCAGCTTCTGCCAGCGGGTGCTGCAGGtacggggggcggggcggggagagggggccggcgggggaggggtggggtgagggaaggggttgAGTGGGGAGGGCAAAtatggggaagggatgggaagagggtgggcgggggaggggtaggagatggggtgagggcagagggcaggctggggtgaggaggggaagagggcagaggaagggatggggagaaggtgggctggggaggaggaggagaaaggtggaggggcagagggcagaagatggggtgggggagagggtgaggagagggtggggtggagggggagtgggtgaggagggtgagggtggggtgggggtgaggagggtggtggaggggagggggaggagagtgggctggaggggaggagggtggtggagggggaggggaggagagtgggctggagggggaggggcaggagatggggtgaggggagagggcaggctggggtgaggaggggaagagggaagaggaagggatggggagaaggtgggctggggaggaggaggagagaggtggaggggcagagggcagaagatggggtgggggagagggtgaggagagggtggggtgggggtggggggggagtgggtgaggggggtgggggggaggagggggagggtgggggggaggagggggaggggagaaggcaggctggggtgaggaggggaagagagcagaggaagggatggggagaaggtgggctggggaggaggaggagagaggtggaggggcagagggcagaagatggggtgggggagagggtgaggagagggtggggtggggggtggagggggagtgggtgaggggggtgggggggaggagggggagggtgggggggaggagggggaggggcaggagatggggtgaggggagaaggcaggctggggtgaggaggggaagagagcagaggaagggatggggagaaggtgggctggggaggaggaggagagaggtggaggggcagagggcagaagatggggtgggggagagggtggggtggggggtggagggggagtgggtgaggagggtggggtggggtgcggggtaggagggtgaggaggggggaggagggggaggggcaggagatggggtgaggggagagggcaggctggggtgaggaggggaagagggcagaggaagggatggggagaaggtgggctggggaggaggaggagaaaggtggaggggcagagggcagaagatggggtgggggagagggtgaggagagggtggggtggggggtggagggggagtgggtgaggagggtgagggtggggtgcggggtaggagggtgaggaggggggaggagggggaggggcaggagatggggtgaggggagagggcaggctggggtgaggaggggaagagggcagaggaagggatggggagaaggtgggctggggaggaggaggagaaaggtggaggggcagagggcagaagatggggtgggggagagggtggggtggggggtggagggggagtgggtgaggagggtggggtgggggtaaggagggtggtggaggggagggggaggagagtgggctggagggaaggagagtggcggagggggaggggcaggagatggggtgaggggagagggcaggctggggggtgaggaggggaagagggcagaggaagggatggggagaaggtgggctggggaggaggaggagagaggtggaggggcagagggcagaAGATGGGGTTGAGGAgagggtggggtgcggggaggagggggagtgggtgaggagggtgagggtggggtgggaggaggagggggagtgggtgaggggagaaggcaggctggggggtgaggaggggaagagggcagaggaagggatggggagaaggtgggctggggaggaggaggagaaaggtggaggggcagagggcagaagatggggtgggggagagggtgaggagagggtggggtggagggggagtgggtgaggagggtgagggtggggtgggggtgaggagggtggtggaggggagggggaggagagtgggctggagggggaggggcaggagatggggtgaggggagagggcaggctggggtgaggaggggaagagagcagaggacgggatggggagaaggtgggctggggaggaggaggagagaggtggaggggcagagggcagaagatggggtgaggggagagggtgggctggggatgaggagggtggcggaggtggagagggcagaggaagggatgggaagagggtgggctgggggtgaggagggggagaagagaggaagggATGAGGAGAGAGtaggctgggagggggagagggcagaggaaggaatggggtgaggggaaagagtgggctgtctctctctccatcatCCAGTAAGGGCTACTCAGTCTTCACATTACCCCTTTGGTGACTTGGGGTTCTTCAATGCTGATACTGAGTGGAGATTAGCAGCTTTTGTCAGAGCTGTTCTTGCATCTTGTTGGGCATTAAAAATAATCccaaaatattttgggatgtaaTGTAATATTTTGGTGCATTCTTATGCATTGATTTTTAATCCAGGGAACAAAGCCTTATTAGGCCAAAGCTCCTTTCCTAGGGAAATCTTCCCGTTTCACTAGCTGTGTTGACCGGTAAGAAGAGGGACGGGGCCCATGGAGTATACAGTGCAGCCAGAAATCACCTTCACGAGCTCATATCAAGATGCAGCAGGCAAGGGGTGACCTGTTATCTCTGGGGGCAAAGAAAAAACTAGGGCAGCTGCAATCTGCTGCAGTTTATTCTTCAAGGCATCTGGGAATTTGTGGCTGTAAAGTGGCTTAAGTTTGAGTCCCCTTTGACCTACAGCATAGAGGATAGGCTGCAGTGAGAGATCACTTCATGGGGTCATCTGAATCCAACCTACATTTATCACATTTCTGTTACAGTACACCCTCTCTCTAATGCCCTTCATAATAACAAATCTTTGGATATAATGAACCCAGTCCCGGGATCCCACCTCCAGCCATGGGGCTGTCAGTTGCGGGTCTGGAGGAGCTGTCAGCTCCATGGCTGGAGAAACTGACCGCTCCTGGCACCGGTCTTTTGGTATAATGACCCCCTGGCTATAATGAACAAATGGCTTGGATCCTGAGGAGTTTGTTATATCGAGGGTGTACTGTCCATAATTATTCTGACTTTGTCAGACCTATCCTGGATCCTGCAAGCCTAATTTTTGAGGTGCTCACTAGGGTCCTATAGGCGTTCCTAACAGATTTTGTAGACGGGCATGAGCAAGCCATCAAATGGTTTCACTGAGTATCTCATGGATACAATTTACACTGTTTAGGGATATTCCAAAATAGAGGAAAGGGTGTGTGCTGTGGGGGACTGTACATAATGGTAGAAAATGAGCTAATGCTGGAGCTGTCACCCTGTATAACTTTGGGGTAAATATTTTCTTGATATAATTTTCTTAACCCATGAAATGTTGTCATCTTAACACTTGATGTTTCAACATAACTTCACATTAATAATAATGTGATGAATATTCTCTTTCTCTTCACCCTTTTGGGCCTTTAACATAATTTGCCAGGAGGCCCACAGAACAACAGGGGAAATTGACTAAAGCCCTAATTCTGTAATTGGTTTGTCGCGGATGGACAGTTGTGGCCGTGTAAAGCTTCAGTGGGAAACCATTTAGGGCCACCTGCatagatccagttgcaggatctgGTCTTGTTTGACTATACAGGGGAAACTGTGAATGTGACTAactatacacaaagtgctgtgaaatgcacaaagtaaacactgGGAAAACAATATATACTTTTTTTCTAATCTGGTGTAGTACCTCATAGGTGTTagtgatacatttaaaaaaatgtgatttttaggCTGGCAGTCTCTCTATTGGCAAAACCAATTAAAGTATTGTCTTTTCACAGGAAAAATTGAGAACAAAATAGCTAGGCAGGAGATGACGTGTGTGGGGTGACATACATGGGAGTGGTGCCGCTCTTGGGTTTATTTCTCGTGGTATCTGCTGTTTTAGAATACCCTCAACACAGCTTAAATGATGGAGAAACAAAATGATTGAGATGACTTGTTCTAGAAACACTTCCAAGGGCTGTAGTACATATGCACTTACGTTATTCCCCTCCTTTTCTGAACTTGTGACTCCTTTCTGAAGTTGTCTGTAAGATAAAGGAGGTTCCTAGATTGATAAGATGAGAGATAGCTGGCACCCCCACAGCCTGGCTTTCATTGTGCATGTTTAGATACCAGAATTCTGAACTGAAttttcatttttcacttttttagCCTCACTGCACAAAGACCAACTGCATTGTGTATTCAGGGTAATATGCTGGCTTCAGTGATAAATTGTTACATCTTTCAGTACCATGAAGCTATGGGGGAGATGTGAATTCTTTACAACTCATACATGAAGGATccaatcctgtgagatgctgagcagccTCAACTCCCTTTGATATCAGTAGGAGTTAAGGGAActgagcatcttgcaggatcaagccccagcttgatttaattattaactaaATGCAGGATCAGATTGTGCTCTTAGTTATACTTGTGCCACTGATGGCAAAATGTGCATACTATTAAATTTCAAAGGTGTAAATGAGGATAGAATCTGGCCTGCAGAAAATTTCTTACTGGTGGTAAGGAGCCAGAAGGCGCTCAACTTGACTTCCAGATCCTATGTTAAATTTGCAGGACTGGCGGGAAAAGGTCGGGGAGGGGGGAATTCTTTACTGATAAACTGAGCATTCAGGTTGAAACATGGAACTTTATAGTGACACTTGTGTGAAGACATTTTTCAGAGTGGAACCACACTTTGAAACTCCTAAGATCTTTCTGTCTCCGAGTTCTGGGTGCACAGACTATGCAGGATTTGGAACATAAGTATTGGGGccttagattttatttttctgttaccAGTTTTACTTTCTGGTTCTTGTGCATTGGCACAACATAGTATTTTGGTCCACCACAGTTCAGGCAAATTTTAAACTAGGTACCATTGTTTGAAATCATTAATAGCAGTGTTTTCAAAATTCATCATAAATCTAATTATTTTTCCATAATCAAATGATGGGTTTAAAATTTGTTGGCAGTGTCTCTTTAACCCtaagtccctgcctcaaagagctagatgatctttttgttctttgtttgtacagtgcctagcataataagttccatgactggggcttctaagtactaccacaatataaatactAACCAGTAGTACACTTGTCAGCTTGTCTTTAATGTCACATCCTGATCATTTTTTGGAAAGAAATTGGTATTACAAGAATAAATTCAGtagatttcaattaaaaaatgctgttcttgaaaaatgtttatattttagcTATCTTCAGAGTAACACATCCCCATCCCATGTGATTTGATACTCCTCTTACTGACAACTACCAATATGCTTATTTTTTCCaagattacattaaaataacCATGACTAGAAAATCCCATTTTAGAGGATGAGCAGTTGAATGGTTTTTCCTAATAAAGGTCAATGAATACAATTAATCTTAATAACAGCTTGCTGTGTTTATAAATCTGATTATTTTTGCTATTTTAAGGAAGAGCCGAGACTGGATGTCCTGATCAATAATGCGGGGATATTCCAGTGTCCATACATGAAGACAGAGGATGGTTTCGAGATGCAGTTTGGTGTCAACCACTTGGGTCATTTCTTGCTCACTAACCTTCTCCTTGGCCTCCTCAAAAGTTCTGCCCCAAGCAGGATTGTGGTAGTTTCTTCCAAACTTTACAAATACGGAGAGATCAACTTTGAAGACTTGAACAGTGAAATAAGTTACAATAAAAGTTTTGGCTACAGTCGCAGTAAACTGGCTAACATACTATTCACCAGGGAGCTAgcccgccgattggaaggcacaGGAGTCACTGTCAACGTGCTTCATCCCGGTATTGTCCGAACCAATCTAGGCAGATACGTGAATATTCCTTTGCTGGCAAAACCCCTCTTCAATTTGGTGTCATGGGCTTTCTTCAAAACCCCATTGGAAGGAGCCCAGACTTCTATTTATTTGGCCTCCTCTGCAGAAGTAGAGGGTGTGTCAGGCAAGTATTTTGGGGATTGCAAAGAGGAGGAACTGCTGCCGAAAGCcatggatgatttagttgcaAGAAAACTGTGGGATATCAGTGAAGTGATGGTtggattattaaaataaatgctagGAAAAAAAGACCTACTGAAAGGAATGAAGATAACTAATATTTTGCTACCCTGAAGCTTTCTGCAATGGTATTTCCCCCTTGAATAGTGTGAAACACAAATTACTTTGCTCACAGATTTCAAAGCTACTAGGAGTAATGTgtacagctcttttaaaatagaGAATATTCTCTATTTTACATAAAtccatattttgaaaaaatacagAACTAGAGTCTTAACAGCCTGGGTGTTTGaatatttttcagttaaaatctCTTCTGAAAGCTACTTGTTCTACTAATAAAAAGTTCTTTGCTATGTAATGTATATGCTTCTTTGTTGTCTTCCACTATTTGATCTCAAACATAGCACTGCATTGCATTGTATGTGAAATGTGTGGCTGTTTGTAGATGGTTTGTGAATCCATCCTAATACCGATAAGTGTTGGGTTGGTGAGCAATTCAAGCTAAAACCGTGTGAAAGATTTTACCACTGAGTTGTGAGCACTCTTCCTCTGTGATCCTCTAAGCCTCCAAATACTGTTTCCTAGCACAGAAACTCTTTCCCGCAACTGCGTATCACTGGCTGGCTGAACAGGAACTATATCAAGCCATATTATAACTCAGCTGTGGGTCACAAGTCAGATATTTTCAAGATGGCCCTCCATAAGCTAGCATCTGTCACTGCCATTACTCTAGTATGTATGTTTGATTGTACAGCAGGTTCTATTTTATTTGGGCCAAACCTGCTCTTCTGGAGATATGAGCCAAGGCCCCCATCCTGCAATAAGCCTTGTGCTGGTGGATGCcccaccattgacttcagtaggtcagTGACTGGAGGGTGTGTTAGAGCCCAAGATCTGACCCTGTGGTTTGTTTTGTGAATAGTCTATTTATAGATTTTTGTCACCCTGCCTTCCATAGTGAAATGTGCATAAGGTTCAGTCTAATATGGCCAACAGTTCTTCCTGATAAGTCATCTTCTGTGTAAGTGCATATTTCCTTAACCTCACTAATGCATACATGGTACAAATGTGATCAAGAAACTATTACACACTTGACAAAATTAGCCTTGGCAACTATGCTGCATAGGCTTAGAGAGTCTCTACTATGCAGAGATAATGGAATTAAAATAAGCCAAAAATAAATATAGGGATATTACATGAAGACGCTcccttattttaaataattacataattattttaataatttaatattaattttaaataatatataaCTTCAGTAACTGTTTCTGGTTAGTTATGATTTGCTTGTCTCTCTTTAGTAATTTTATTTAACACCACCAATTTAAGGTACAAGTAAATTTAATGAATATGAAGAAAGTAATGCTTTGGGATCTTGATTACTACTAataatttatatatacatataaaagaTTGAAGTGTTTGAAGCTTAGTCTATCCCACAATAAATCCTTATTGGTTCAACACTTGAGTTAACACCATTTTTGAGATTCTCAGATCATTTACAGTGTATGTTTCTAACTCATATTCACTGCATGTTCTGTATGTTCTCACTCACACACTGTATTGTGCTCAATCCCTTCCACACCTGTTTCTACAGATGCAGTACTGTGGGTATAGGAAGGAGGCATAGCAGGAGCTCCATGCTTTTGGGAGGAAGACAGCGAAATCTAGATGAGCATAAGTTAAGggagaaaattgatttttttttaaagatcctgTAACAATAGTTACAGCATATATTGCTCGCTatattttaattgcagtatatATTGCTCACTTATAGGCAACAGAGCCTGTAGGAGTAGAGCTGAAGTGTGTGATTATTGTGTACTCTGAATGTTTGACACAAAAATGCTGTTTGTAAATAATGCAAAGGGCCATCCTATAGAGAGGATGGAAATATGGTTAGAGAATAAACAGGAATTCAACCTGTGAAGTCCTATTTTACATTTATCTTGCGTCTTTCATCTAAAACAATCCCCAAATGACAATATGTAATACCATTGAAATGCGACCCTGGCTGGAGTGGAAGGCATCAACCAACTACCATGCAGCATAATACTGAAGGCAAGGCGAAGTTTTGACCAATTGCACCAGGGCACGAGCTCTTCTTACAAAAAGATGGGTTCTCTCAAGCCCCTACAGACCAGAAGATACCTTAGTTTTTACTGTTTCATCAAAAGGAGCTAAAGGTAAAGTAAATAGAACTCCAATTTATGATCTGTGTGATCCACTGTTCCATTGCTACCCCCGTCAAAACCCCAGTGTGCATGTTATGAGAGAGTCATGGATGCCTATTGGGGCATAGCTTGCAAAGAAAAGTGCCATGCTGAAAAGCACTTATGTGGGAATTCTGCACCTTGATCCCTTagggagattttcaaacatgcctGTGCCTaagagatttgcccaaggtcagacagggagTCAGTGGTAGAACTGAACCTAGAATTTCTACAATGGCAGTCTGGTACCCTAACCACTAAACCATCCTTCCTGTCTACATGGTCACCTCTGCAAGTGAATTTGCCACTAGGTTGTCATTTTTTGCTGTCTTTGTTCATGGCAAACAGGGCTtgtgtacatatttttaaaaagagagtacAGAAGAAAATACCAAGTCTTTGGCCGTTGGGACACTTGCTTTATAAAGACCCAAAATCTACAACTGTGAGGGGGAAGCTGTACATAGCATGAGACTTCCAATATAAATGGTCCATCTTAATATGAGATAAATGATCAGTGTTTCCATGATGCaatcaaaaaaatattttaactcccATTTCATTCGTTTGTGGTTGCTCATTTTGCCCATGTAAGCTTCCTATTATGGGAAAGCATCACAGGCTTCAAAGCCTGAGTCCTGTGGGAGTAGGGTAAGGGCATGATGGGATTATGCAGATATGGATAGCTCCCAGTTTAAATACATTTGATTTACTTCTACCTCAGGCCATAAAGAAAATAACTTGCAAGAGTCATTCAAATAATTTTAGTGTACAAGGCCTGTTCCCCTTTACATATACATTTTCCCAAGCTAATCTTGAAGGAGCTATTGGGCTGGCAAAAAGATCCAGGAGGCCTAGATAGCTGAATCGTTACTTT from Lepidochelys kempii isolate rLepKem1 chromosome 3, rLepKem1.hap2, whole genome shotgun sequence encodes the following:
- the RDH14 gene encoding retinol dehydrogenase 14 yields the protein MAAAALLAAALGGGLLLIARRYLSGAGRASRSAAAALMRGKTVIVTGANSGLGRATAAELLRLQARVILGCRDRGRAEQAAREIRAELGAQAEGGELVIRELDLASLRSVRSFCQRVLQEEPRLDVLINNAGIFQCPYMKTEDGFEMQFGVNHLGHFLLTNLLLGLLKSSAPSRIVVVSSKLYKYGEINFEDLNSEISYNKSFGYSRSKLANILFTRELARRLEGTGVTVNVLHPGIVRTNLGRYVNIPLLAKPLFNLVSWAFFKTPLEGAQTSIYLASSAEVEGVSGKYFGDCKEEELLPKAMDDLVARKLWDISEVMVGLLK